The region CTACTTTCCCAGGACAACCCGATTCGGGCGGACCGGGATGATCGAACTTATCCCCAGGATCGCAGATGTCTGGAAAAACAGCAGGGGAAAAACCCTGGATGCGGCCGATAAAGTCCTCTCCGATCTTGAGAACATGCTCTGCCCGACTCCGGGAGAAACCCCGGACAGCGAGGTTGCGGACAGAGCCTTTGAACAGATGTACGAGACGTACGACAGCCGATACGGCGGCTTCGGCGAGGCTCCCAAATTCCCCTCGCCCGGGAACATCCTTTTTCTCCTGAAGTACTGGTGGATGACGGGGGCCCATGAGGCCCTTTCCATGGCCGAGATGACACTCCAGACCATGCGGAGGGGGGGAATCTACGACCATGTCGGGCATGGGTTTCACCGTTATTCCACCGACGAAAAGTGGTTTGTACCCCACTTCGAAAAAATGCTTTACGACCAGGCCCTCATGGTCATGGCTTACACGGATGCATACCAGGCCACAGGGAAAAAGGAATACCAGACAACAGCCAGACAGATCCTGTCCTATGTTCTCAGGGACATGACTGACAAGGAGGGCGCTTTTTACTCGGCTGAGGATGCCGACAGCGAAGGAAAGGAAGGGCGATTCTACACCTGGACATGGGACGAACTGAAATCTATTTTGAGCAAAGCTGAATTTCCAGTCATCGGGGCAGTCTTCCGGATCAGCAAGGAGGGTAATTATTCGGGATCCACCGGACATGCGAACGGACAGAACATCCTGCACATGGAGATCCCGCTACCCGTGGTCGCCGATCGGCTCAACATCCCGCTGGCCGAGATATCGTCCATAGTGGAAGCGGCACGCCTGAAGCTGTTGGAAACCAGGGAGGATATGATTCGCCCGCACCGGGACGAAAAGGTGCTCACCGACTGGAACGGTCTCATGATAGCCGCCCTGGCTAAGGCCGCCGCCGTCTTCGGCGAAAGAAAATATGCCCTTGCCGCTGAGAAAGCCGCACGCTTTATCCTCAAAAACCTGAGGGAGAAGAACGGTCAGCTCCTGCACAGTTTTTACAGGGGACATACAGGCGTAGCAGGCAACATCGACGACTACGCCTTTTTCCTCTGGGGGCTTGTGGAACTGTACCAGTCAACCTTCAAAACAGTGTACCTTTCGGAGGCATTGAACCTCGCCGAGCAGATGCTATCGCTGTTCTGGGATGACAAAAGCGGTGGATTCTTCTTCACCTGCCGGGGGCACGGCCCTCTTGCCATCCGTCACAAGACCGCCGCGGACGGGGCTACCCCGTCAGGCAATGCCGTGGCAGCCATGAACCTCCTGCGGCTGGGCCGATTAACGGCAACTCCGCGGTTCGAGGAGATGGTGGCTCCCATCGGCCGTGCCTTTTCCGGCGCGATCCGTCAGCATCCCTCAGCACACGCAACCTACGTTTCCACCATTGCCCTGGCACGGGGCCCTGGCATGGAGTTGGTAATCACCGGTGACCAGAAAGGGAATGACACCATGGAGATGATATGCGCACTCCGATCGGTTTACCTCCCTAACATGGTGGCGGTATTCGTGCCTGTTTCATCAAAAAAACCCCGGATCGTGTCCATCGCCCCCTACGTCAAGGCAATGCGGGCTATGGGGAAAAGAGCAACCGCCTATGTCTGTCAGGACTACATCTGCCAGAGCCCGGTCAGGGATGCGAAGGTTTTGATTGAAACACTTCGGGGCGCCGGAAAGGGGAGAAGATGAACAGATTGAAGATCCACCCTTTATTGCTGATGCCCCACCTTCTTGACACCCACACCGGCCCCTGATACGTTCGGCGAAACCCGACAACCTTAACCTTATCCCCACCTTTCAGGAGCAGGAAATGGATATTGAAAACCTTTCCATCAACACCCTTCGCATGCTGGCGGTGGACGCAGTTCAGAAGGCCAATTCCGGACATCCCGGCATGCCCATGGGCGCGGCCCCCATGGCCTGCGTTCTGTGGACGGATATACTGAAACACAACCCGGGCAACCCAAAATGGCCGGACCGTGACCGCTTCGTCCTCTCGGCAGGACACGGGTCCATGCTCCTGTACGCCCTTCTCTATCTCACCGGATACGACCTGTCGCTGGATGACCTGAAAAACTTCCGCCAGTGGGGATCCCGGACCCCGGGTCATCCCGAGGTGCACATGACCCCGGGGGTAGAAACCACCACCGGGCCCCTGGGACAGGGGATCGCCAACGCAGTCGGGATGGCCATCGCCGAAGAGCACCTGGCCGCCCGCTTCAATCGGCCCGGCTTCACCCTGGTCGACCACTATACCTACGTCATTGCCGGAGACGGGGATCTCATGGAGGGCATCTCGTCAGAGGCATGCTCCCTTGCCGGACATCTCGGCCTGGGAAAGCTCGTATTGCTTTACGACGATAATCATATATCCATAGAAGGTTCAACCGAACTTGCCTTCACCGAGAACCGGCTGGAACGATTTGACGCTTATGGATGGCACACACAGGAGGTCCCGGACGGGAACGACACGGCGGCAATCCGCACGGCCATTCAAAACGCCAGGAAGAACACTGACCGGCCTTCCATCATCGCCGTTCGCACCCACATCGGGTTCGGGAGCCCAAACAAGCAGGACACCTCGGCGGCCCACGGGTCCCCTCTCGGGGAGGAAGAGGTCATCTTGACCAAGAGGAACCTTGGATGGCCCACAGACCAGACTTTTTTCGTCCCGGATGAGGCCATGAGACATTTTCGCGCCTGTCTGGAAAAGGGCTCAGCCCTCGAGGAAAAATGGAAGGGCTTTTTTGCCAGCTACGAAAGAAAATTTCCTGAGATGTCGGACCAGTGGCGTCAGATGTGGAGCGCCGATCTTCCCCGGGGGTGGGAGGAGGCCCTCCCCGAACTTTCGGGTGAGGATATGGCCAGCCGGGCCGCCTCGGGGAAGGTAATAAATGCCCTGGCCCCGGTCCTGCCCCGCCTCCTGGGCGGATCAGCCGACCTTGCTCCCTCCAATAATACATGGATCAAGGGTGAGGCTGCTTTTTCAAGGGAGGATCGATCAGGAAGGAATTTTCACTTCGGGGTCCGGGAACACGGAATGGGAGGCATCGCCAACGGCATGGCCCTGCATGGTGCTCTGCATCCGTACATCGGTACGTTTCTCATCTTCTCCGACTACATGAAACCGGCCATACGGCTGGCCAGCCTCGAAAAATGTCCTGTTACCTACATCTTCACCCACGACAGTATCGGCCTGGGCGAGGACGGGCCAACTCATCAGCCGATTGAACAGCTTGCCGCGCTGCGATCCATTCCAGGCCTCATCGACCTTCGCCCCGCCGACGCCTCTGAGACAGCGCAAGCCTGGAAGGTGGCCCTCGAGGCCGAGGGTCCCGCGGCCCTCATCCTGACCAGGCAGAAGCTGAGATCCATCGATCGAACGAACGCTCCTCCGGCAAGTGAGATCGCCAGGGGCGCATATATTCTATCGGATCCATCCGAAGAACCGCGTGCCATCATTTTCGCCGGCGGGTCTGAGATCAGTCCGGCCCTGGAGGCGGTAAAACTTCTCGGAAACAGCGACATTCCCGTCCGTCTGGTTAACGTGGTGAGCTTCGAGCTTTTCAATCGACAGCCGGATAAGTACAGGGATGAGGTCCTCCTTTCCGGAATCACCGCCAGACTGGCTGTTGAGGCGGCTTCCCCATTCGGCTGGGAGCGCTTCGTCGGTATTGAAGGAAGGATTATCGGCATCAACCGGTTCGGCGCAT is a window of bacterium BMS3Abin14 DNA encoding:
- a CDS encoding glycosyl hydrolase family 76, whose translation is MENYQKRRANRLIYEKSPYLIDHAHNPVDWYPWGPEAFTKAAYENRPIFLSIGYSACHWCHVMAMESFNDPEVAALLNRDFISIKVDREERPDLDHIYMAACQCLTGGGGWPLTIIMTPARKPFFAGTYFPRTTRFGRTGMIELIPRIADVWKNSRGKTLDAADKVLSDLENMLCPTPGETPDSEVADRAFEQMYETYDSRYGGFGEAPKFPSPGNILFLLKYWWMTGAHEALSMAEMTLQTMRRGGIYDHVGHGFHRYSTDEKWFVPHFEKMLYDQALMVMAYTDAYQATGKKEYQTTARQILSYVLRDMTDKEGAFYSAEDADSEGKEGRFYTWTWDELKSILSKAEFPVIGAVFRISKEGNYSGSTGHANGQNILHMEIPLPVVADRLNIPLAEISSIVEAARLKLLETREDMIRPHRDEKVLTDWNGLMIAALAKAAAVFGERKYALAAEKAARFILKNLREKNGQLLHSFYRGHTGVAGNIDDYAFFLWGLVELYQSTFKTVYLSEALNLAEQMLSLFWDDKSGGFFFTCRGHGPLAIRHKTAADGATPSGNAVAAMNLLRLGRLTATPRFEEMVAPIGRAFSGAIRQHPSAHATYVSTIALARGPGMELVITGDQKGNDTMEMICALRSVYLPNMVAVFVPVSSKKPRIVSIAPYVKAMRAMGKRATAYVCQDYICQSPVRDAKVLIETLRGAGKGRR
- the tkt gene encoding transketolase, yielding MDIENLSINTLRMLAVDAVQKANSGHPGMPMGAAPMACVLWTDILKHNPGNPKWPDRDRFVLSAGHGSMLLYALLYLTGYDLSLDDLKNFRQWGSRTPGHPEVHMTPGVETTTGPLGQGIANAVGMAIAEEHLAARFNRPGFTLVDHYTYVIAGDGDLMEGISSEACSLAGHLGLGKLVLLYDDNHISIEGSTELAFTENRLERFDAYGWHTQEVPDGNDTAAIRTAIQNARKNTDRPSIIAVRTHIGFGSPNKQDTSAAHGSPLGEEEVILTKRNLGWPTDQTFFVPDEAMRHFRACLEKGSALEEKWKGFFASYERKFPEMSDQWRQMWSADLPRGWEEALPELSGEDMASRAASGKVINALAPVLPRLLGGSADLAPSNNTWIKGEAAFSREDRSGRNFHFGVREHGMGGIANGMALHGALHPYIGTFLIFSDYMKPAIRLASLEKCPVTYIFTHDSIGLGEDGPTHQPIEQLAALRSIPGLIDLRPADASETAQAWKVALEAEGPAALILTRQKLRSIDRTNAPPASEIARGAYILSDPSEEPRAIIFAGGSEISPALEAVKLLGNSDIPVRLVNVVSFELFNRQPDKYRDEVLLSGITARLAVEAASPFGWERFVGIEGRIIGINRFGASAPGNVNMEKFGFTAGNIAGAVRGLLAE